Part of the Oncorhynchus kisutch isolate 150728-3 linkage group LG2, Okis_V2, whole genome shotgun sequence genome, CCTATTGTGTATACCCTGAATCTTATAGCGATAGATTAGTAAAAATCAGACCCATGGGCTTACTGCTAGATCACAAGGATTTCATTACAAACTAACTCAGCAACAGCCTCATGTTGTTTCCTGTCAATACTGCAGACCTTGTCCTCTGTGACCAGAAACACAGGATTTTATGACGCATGTTCAGCTGCTCAAGCTAGCATTTCCTCTACTGCTAATCATTAATTATATTAACCCAGTTAAATGTTCATGagaaaattgtgtttataaagaTGGTGTGCATACGTTAGGATCCTCCCAAACGGTCGCGTTCCTATGAATGCCAAAAATGCTCGTTCCAACAAGACAACCTAGAgggagtaaagagagagaaattATATTTCCACAGTGTTAGTGCTTGACATCTGTTTTGTTTCCTATGGAAAGTGTGATAATATTGTCCATGCTGCAAAAGGATCCATCCACTGAGGCATAAAGAGACACTATCtggcagaggtgtggactcgagtcatatgacttggactcgagtcagactcgagtcacaaatatgatgacttgcaattcgaatttgactttaacaccaatgactcgtgacttgacttggacGTGAGCCCtatgactcgacctgacttgataccctccccaagcccaaatgTTAAAAATGATCCTATTAAAAAAAGTGTGCAGCgtatcaactcttcatttaatggattacagtttgaatcggacagcagccaatcaaattgtgccagcagAGAAACAGTTGTGCCTGAcagtgcagaggaacgtcggcgggtgaattcagatggagcccttggaaagatgataccccaaattattattttgggatataaagacgacgctgtatcaacaaaaaacggattgcaacttgcaaaacatgcgggaagaaaatgACAGACGGAGGAACAACAACTTCCAACTTTGtttgacatttgaagctgcacaaagaacggtaagtcgtggctaatatagccgacagctatatattttattactttactaGTGTGTCATGTAGGCTAACGTAATGTTAAATCagtgagcctccacacagtcagtgcgggaacgtgatcattgcacccaagattgagctacaactggatAGGCAGTTGGTAACCTAAATtctgcctgatgttactgctgttcctaaaacccttgacatacgttagcctactgtaaccacacagagagagtgtgtgtgtgttaaggttgggcgattctgtacaagcctacatcgtccgattgcgccccatagcgatcctcgatagtcgatcactatggggggggggggggggggggggggggtctttctcatggctatccatgtatttccatggaaatatgacgtgtatttggaaagtaatacatacatagatatttttaaaagcattcatgatttgcgtaaatgtaatatactaactattactcttgttaaaaatatgaaatggtattacatttggtgaagagcataTTATgactcaaagtttaggacttgacTTGAtggtcttgacttgagacttaTGACTTGTGAAaccattaaaacatttttttaaatctttatttaactaggcaggtcagttaagaacaaattcttattttcaatgatggcctaggaacaatgggttaactgccttgttcagggatggaatgacagattttttccttgtcagctcggggattcgatctttcagttactagtccaacactcgaaccactaggctaccttgccgccccaAAAGAGCAATGACAATGACTTGGTCGCACCTCTGCTATCTGGACAGACTTTTTGTTTTTGTCAGTAATAAACACGATGAGAAGAACATGGTGAGAATGCTCCAACAGCACCAATTCATTTGATATAGAAAATACTAAGGGCCTGTTTCCAGGACagagattaagcctagtcctggactaaaaaacaCTTTAAATGGAGGACCTGCAACAAACATTTtacttagtccaggactaggcttaatgtGTGTCAAAGAAACTGCCAATAGAAATACATAATTGTTTATGAAAAAGATGAATTAAACAAGTTGCAGTTAGTCTCTACATACTAACTAGTTGGTGACATAATCACAATTCTATACGGAGAACTGTCTCTGGAGACAAACAAACGTGAGTTAATATTTAATGTGTTATAGCCGGTGACTGGGGCAAGGTTACGGAGGACTCCATTGCAACCACTTACAGCCTCATTTTAAGGCACAGAGCCATTGTGCATTTAAAACTATAATTAAAAAAGCCCCGTATGGCCTGGGGCGGTGGGTGTAGTGTCGGCGTGGGTTTGGTTCCAACCCCACTGCCTGTGTGACCCACTCTCCTACCACTATCTCGCCTCAGTCCAATAAAACGTACAAAAAAAGTCCCCTTCGGTACATCACAATGCAATTTTTTTAAAATGTACACATTTACCTTCAGGCACAGTCCTCCCATCGAAGAACGTAATGGGTTTGGTTATCTTCCTGGACATCCCAGGTACAGGAGGGTAGAGGCGGAGGGATTCCTTTATGCACATGGTTGTGTACGGTATTTTACTGAGATCTTCCCTGAATAATACAGAACATTTTCTTTATATCAATTCTCTTTTAGTAAACATGTGTGGCTCCAATCTAAGAGGAAATACAGACCTGATTTTCCTTCCTTTACTCTATCTATATCTTAAATAAAGGAATTGCTTTGGTCACTAGTTCCAAACATGGAGCCTATTTGTTGTTGTGTAGCCCTTAGCTGCAATCAATGACCAAAAGCACCCTATTtggcctcatggtggaatgttattaatatttttcatcatttcataattaataaatataacattttttttaggaagaaaatctggtgtttctatatGAAACcagtttgttatatttcagtcttctgtgacgtatataaagtgttatattgggatgcaaacttaaaatgtaatacatttcaacactATATCTGACATAGTACAGGTGTCTTAATttctttaagcccataaccatgtgtgtgaggtgtatacgtttgtttcaaagtagatttgtttaagaccaccaagaaacactctgtgtgaccctgatttagacCAGTGCAGTAAATTATCCCCAAAGTAACAAAAGAGTAatttatatatactgtagctgCGGACTGTAAAATAACCAAATAAAACCTTGAAACTTAAATGCATATCTAACATACACCGCCGCACAGCATGATCTCTGAACAATAAATATGGACAAAACAGCCTTCCACTCCATGTCACTCTCCTCCAGCCAAATGAATGCATATCTAACATACAACATGACTAGGACAGTAAATCAGGCCCCGTATTCATAAAGcatttcagagtaggagtgctgatctaggatcagttttgtctTTTAAATCATCATAAATAAGAAGGGCGGAGGGGGGGTCAGCAttcctagatcagcattcctactctgaggcactttatgaatacgggccctgGACAGTAGAACCTACCATTCCATGGTGTCCCTCCCCTCCAGGGCGCTGATGACCTCGTCCCTGCAGATTTGCTGGTGCTCCGGGTTGCAGGCCAGGCTGTACAGGGTCCAGGAGATCCCACTGGCTGTGGTGTCGTGGCCTTCGAACATGAAGGTGTCCACCTCCGCTCGGATAGCCTCATCCGACAGGCCCTGCTGGTCCTCGTCCTGGATTGAAAACCATAAGGAACAATCAGATCCTTGCATTAatgtcgactgattatgatttttcaacgccgataccgattattagaggaacaaaaaagccgataccgattaatccgattatttttaaatgttatttatttgtaataatgacaattacaacaatactgaatgaacacttattttaacttaatataatacatcaataaaatcaatttagcctcaaataaataatgaaacgtgttcaatttggtttaaataatgcaaaaacaaagtgttggagaagaaagtaaaagtgcaatatgtgctatgtaagaaagctaacaattaagttccttgctcagaacatgagaacatatgaaagctggtggttccttttaacatgagtcttcaatattcccacgTAAGAAGTttcaggttgtagttattataggaataccatttgtatttcattaacctttgactattggatgttcttataggcactttagtattgccagtgtaacagtatagcttccgtccctctcctcgctcctccctgggctcgaacaagcaacacaaagacaacagccaccatcgaagctgcgttacccatgcagagcaaggggaacaaccactccaaggctcagagcgagtgacgtttgaaacgctattagcatgcgctaacttgctagccatttcactttggttacaccagcctcatcgcacaacgaagagctgctggcaaaacgcacgaaagtactgtttgaatgaatgtttacgcgcctgcttctgcctaccaccgctcagtcagatacttagatacttgtatgctcagtcagattatatgcaacgcaggacacgctagatgatatctagtaatatcatcaaccatgtgtagttaactagtgattatgattgattgattgatatttttttataagataagtttaactagctagcaacttaccttggcttactgcattcgcgtaacaggcaggctccttgtggagtgcaacgagagagaggcaggtcgttattgcgttggactagttaactgtaaggttgcaagattgggtcccccaagctgacaaggtgaaaatctgtcgttctgcccctgaacgaggcagttaacccacctttcctaggccgtcattgaaaataagaatgtgttcttaactgacttgcctagttaaataaagattacataAAGGTgtaattgttatttttttattattaaaaaaatCTGCGAAATCGGTGACCGATTTCCGatcgttatgaaaacttgaaatcagccctaattaatcggccattccgattaatcggtcgacctctaccctgCATGTTGTTCCTTGTTTGGCTTCCATTTTATGGAAAAGGTATAACTCACACACCTACAGTGttactagcctggttccagatctgtttgtgctcttatGCTCATTTTCAAGCCAAGCCatgtgtttggcatgacaatgactgACAAGGAGTTGGATAGCACAAACaaactggcactcaggctatagTGTTACCAGTGGCATGGAAAGATTATAATGAATAGAAAATCAACTCCAGCACACTGGCGATCTTGAGGCTACGATGAGTTTCTTTTCGAATTGGCTTCATTCAATGACATACTATACCATCGCCAATGGAGCCGCTTTTTAACTAATGACCTGGCTAGATGACTGCATAAATGGCATAATGGTGGATAATAGTTTCGTAGCGTAATAGAGGAGGTGTGACGTACTCGTGCGCAGAGCAGGATATCCAGGAAGTCCAGGTTTCTCTTAGCCTGTATCCTGCCCAGTTCCTTTTCATCCTTCAAGGCTTCTTTTCGCTTTCGTATGATTTCCTCTACAAGCAGAGGGCATCAATCAAATTTgacatcaaatgtattttataaagccctttctttttttttacatcacagatgtcacaaagttcgatacagaaacccagcataaaaccccaaacagcaagcaacgcagatgtagaagcatggtggctagggaAAAGCTCTCGAGAAACACATCATGGGAGAGCATCAGACATAGCAGCGGCAGCATAGTGCATTCTTATGACATGGTTATAACATGGTTGAGCCTATAGCTGTACATGAATACAAGATGTATAATCTTTGGAAAATGCATACAGGCATACTCCACAAGGTGAATGCATACATGCTGCTTTTTCAGGGTATATTTGCTTTGTCAAATTCATACATCTAAATGTTTTCAGGGCTGAGACCTGCTGGCACAGGGGATTAAGATAATCATTTCAACCTTCATTCACAGAACGCACCTGTATGACTGTGTGCAACATTGCATGCTTTCCTGTATTTGTACCCATGTGGGCTCAGTTGGAAGATCCACTCGCTGTGGTAGGGAAAGATCCGGAAGCGGACATTCACCAGATCACTGAGCTCGTACACAGCCTTGATGTACGCGTTGGTTCCACTGAAACGAGAGAAAAACAACAGAAAAGTATAAGTTACTTCTACTCAATCATTGCTGATAGGCAGGGCCTTGGGTTTTTCCTGATCATGTGATCTGGCTCGAAAACCtctgggcccgtattcacaacaagtctctgagtaggagtgctgatctaggatcaggtcccctctgTCTTTATATTCGTATTAATTATGATCTAATAGGGAAATCTGATCCTATATCGGCAGCCGTACTCTGAAACTTTTGCGAATACGGGCCCTGGGCCCTAGTTAAAGGACAATAAAGAAAAGCATTAGTATTGGGTTGGGGCTTACAATTTATAGAACATTTACGCTGACAAGACAAGATATTCAACATGGGCAGATGTAAATGGCAGATGATGCAGTGGTTAAAAACATTTAACTGACTGACCTCTCTCCCCCTTGCACTGTCTGGCAGTTAGTGTTGGAGCTGAAGGCACACTTCATAATGCTGTCCAGTGTCATGAGGCTCACATGCTCAAATAACTCAAATGACTCGTCGGATTTTGAGTGAGTCTCCCATTTGTCCTGGAACAGAAAGAGGACAGACATAGTCAACTTGCACAAGATGGACAGTGACATATAGTGCATCACTCCCTTATTAAATTACCCCTTTAGCTTGTTCATGCAGAATTTCCCTCCAAAATACAGTTGTCAAACTATACAGCATTCTAATACAGTTGGCAGAATATGTAACTTTAACTCTTATGCAAATAGTTTTTTTGTATCCAGAAATTCCCCCCAAATAAGCTATGGTTGTCAATCTATACAGTAATTAGGGTAGAGCTAACAAAACGCACCAGCATAGTTTTGGCAGAATCAGCCATCAGTTTGACATAGGGCTTTAAAACATCGTAATGGAAGCCAGGGGTCAAGAGTCTTCTGTGGCGGAACCATTTCTGACCTTCAGACACCAGTAAACCatcccctggagagagagagagagacagagagcatatCCTGAGAAACACATATGTTGTACGTTCATGCAAAATAATAGAACTAAAGAATATACATTTTAACCATAGCTGTATAATTGCCTAAGTGGCATGGGTCAGAATGTTATTGAAAACCAGAACTGCACCCAAAGGGATGAATATTAGAAAATGCCTATTCTTAAAATATCTGCAGTTAAATACATATCATCTAACTTTGTTGGTTCAATATTTGTAGCATATGTGACTTTGGCAAAGATAATGCAACCTTACCTATCCATGGAATTAGAAATCTATATAAAAGGTCATCTTTGGGCTCTatcaagaaagagagtgaaacaGGGTATTCTATCACATGTAGTGAGATTCCATAGATAGACATTACATAGATGCAACTAGTTTAAATAATGATGTGTGTCTTGTCGTTCCAAAGAGACCAACCTGTTGATGCCAGGATGGTTTTGACATAATCTGGGTGGTGAATATTGAGGAAGGACACAAATGGACCAAACCACATTTGAAATGCAAGGGGGTACGACTCTCCCCATTTGACAACCTTATACATATCGGTCCCATCTTCTTTAAACTGCAAGACAACACAGAAAACATGCACTTATAAAATAAAGCAACAAATGCACGAGCATGACACACCGAAACTTGCCTCTGAAGCTGACGGTACAATGTTCCACACGGAGGAAACCATTTTGCAGTCACTCAATGTGCACGTTAAAGAAATTCTCATTTGAACCTAACATTACCTCTCGGACATGACCGAAAAGCCAGTGTTTTGGTGGTCCTGGGAATGTCTCGAGCGCCCGAATCCATTCATTCCTTTTGACAATAAGTTTAGAGATTTTAAGAATTACATAGACCAAGCTAAATATTGCAACCAAGTGATGAATGCGATAGGAATCCAGCGTCACTTTTTTCAACGTTTCAAATAACTCCATTGCAATGGACGTCTACCTGCCGAGGCTACCATTGACAACTCTTACAACACAAGGTGACGGTCTGGTGAGTGACACAACTGCGAGAAGCAGAAGAGAGTAGGGTGGGTGGTTTGAGGTCATTTACGGGCGGAGTCCCGCCTGCTGGAGATAACACAGTACTGTCTACCAATTATTTACCTTGATGTATCTAATTGTTGTTTATTTTTAAATACATGATATCTTCAAATATTCAGCCCTGCATATATCAGAATCATGTTTTTTCCCCTGACAGTTATTATGACTGATTATAGCGCTATATTATCAGGAGAACACACAACCTTGGGGAACCCCAAGAAGAGGACAATGTTGGACAAAATACAAGCAAATGTTGGACATTGGCCATCAACctctactataatataactatagATGATATACTGTAGTCAGGTAGCACATGTTGACTTCCTGTTAACCCTTTGATTGGCTATCCCTCTCTGAAAAACAACATAAAGGCCAAGATCTAGGCCGAAATATTCAGTTTCTAATAGCAATTGCAATGCAATGGAACCAACATTTCCAATGAAGGCTGACAAGCCTAGTGACTAATGACATGTTCTCACATGGTGATAACGCCTTGCAAGAAGCTGCATGCAAACCCGCTGATGGAAAATGGAGATACAGACAAATTTAGTCAAGGGCACCATTTTGTGTCACTGACACCTACACCACAGCCTATGCCATTGGTTCTGAGGAAACATCTGTGTGGGAGGTGTTTGTAAATGTTTATGTAAAGCATTATTTCTGTTTCATACTGAGTCAACTGTTAGATTTGTAACTTTAGCTTAATTTCCTATAGCTTTAAATTACAAACATTAAGTGGCAGTTTTGGCTTAGGCCTGTAGCCTACACATTTTAGAGCAGTTTACCTGTGTTTAAAGAAAAAATACAATTaagaatacaaaaaaatacaacaaagTAATCTGCCTCATCAGTGTTTGTAATCATGATCGCTACCTCTGCCATAATTATTGTATTTATGGTTTGGGCCTCATTTCCAACATCAGGTAAGTGTCTGAAATTTACAAAAACATTAATATTGCTCAATACTAGAATTCTCACATATGTATTGGACTTTATTGAAAATTCCCAaggctatatatacagtgtttaacCTTATTGTACACTGTTATACAGCCAAACAATTAGTATACAGATGTACCACAGAAacttaaaaatatatgtttttcgaATACTCACCGATTGAATTCAATTTCAATATTCAAATGTCTCTTTGGACATGCAAATCAGTTTATTCAAATAGGACATGCATTGAGTGATTTGTTTAGACTATTTATGAAGCTGTATTAACATGTTGTTATTGTTTTCTATAGGCATACGAGACATGTACAACTATTTCAATCATCAATCCACACTTTATAAACAGTTCTTTCATGTAATGCTATTGTGCTTTCTTATTGTTTTTATCAATCTGATGTAGGTTCTTCAAGTCCTCTTCGCACACCGCTTGGTAGAAAATTGTTGATACCCTGCATAAGTAATGAAAGTCATCCAGAATCTTTTAGCTGGTTTTACAGTACAAACAATGCTGGTCAGCGCCGCACCCAGCTTTTTCATGAGGATAAAAGTGGCCGACATCACCTTTCCAAAGATTTATGGCATAGAAAGAGTGTTTCAAGGAATCGTTCATTGGTAATCAGCCCTTTTACAGAGAAGGATCAAGGAATATACTCATGTGAATTGTATAAAAATTACAAGATGACATATGGATTGTCCACTTCAGTTGTTCTTGAAAAAGGTTAGTCAGCTTATTATAATTGGAAATAATTTGCAAGCAGATTGATCGTCTGCACTAAATTTGTTTACAGCTCACCCTAACCATCTATCTCTTTATTTAGAATCCCCTCATGCCAGTAATAACCACTGTGCCAGACAGTGGCTTTATGCATGAAGTAACAAAGAATGTGATTACCAGCACATATTACTCACTTGACTCCGCTCTGAACAACACCACCAACAAAAGAATAGGTGAGAACCAAAGGTTTTGAGTAGTTCTTAAACCCCAATCTCATTGACCTTCCACAAGTTCTATAACTTCAACAGGATTGACAGATACTTCACTACCAGCATTTTCTGTAGTAACACTACACAACACTGTCGCCTCTTTTACAGACAATGGGCCTACTCCTTCAGGTAACCGAGAAACTCCGTGGCTGGCATCAACAGTAGCTGGAATCTCTGCAGCTGTGTGCCTTTTCCTTGTTGTACTGGCACTGTTTATATTATGCCATTTCAAATGGAGAATACTTACAGGCAGGATAAATATTCCATATTGTTATCTTTGAAGATGAATACAATTTTTTGGAGATGGTATGCAGTTTGAGGCCCTATCTGTTTTAATGggattactttaaaaaaaaatgtgtgtctgtttgttcaAATGTTTAAGCTTCTGCCAATCCACTTCTCTTTGGTGGCCAGATAACTTTGTAAGTTATCTTATCTAGCCGACATTACTATTATTAATCTTGTtaaaatgatgatgatgataattagTTGCACAGCAGTATGGTATTATGCGCATACATCTATGCATCTCCTTTCAACAGGAGAAAGAACCTACACTTGTTTATTCATCCTTGGTTATCAGGAGACTCCAACCGAGAGATGACATCATAAATGACAATGAGTGTGTGCACAGTCATATCAGGGTCTAGGAACTAAGAATGATACTACTTTGATGAGAGGAGTAATAAATAGCCTAAATCAAGTTTTTTTTCCATTGTGCTCAGGCACACAAAATTCCAAAAAGGCCTACTATTGTTATTGGGAATTATTTGCAGGCTTTTGAATGGTTGGTTTTATATAATCACATTATTGCATGACCTTTTGTTTGTACTTCAAATTTGTATTGCACTGTGTCAAGCACTTCTGTACTTTTAACCTTTAAACCTCtgtaaaaagaaaaagaaaaaaagaaaacgaAGAAAGTCTGCTCTATATCTCAAAAAGCATAAAGCCTGTGTATTTAGATATCTATACAAGTCATTTGTGACATAATTTTAAACAAGTTGCTGAAATGTGACATTTTGAACTCATCATCGAGCCACTGAGTTGCTTTCAGAACACTCTAGAACATTACCGTTCTTGAATGCCCCATGCTCCAACCCGCTGCGAAATGCGCGGATCTGGGTGACGAGCTAGATACTAACTAGCTATTCCTCTATCACACGGGCTCAATCAACTCTGTTCTGTCACtgctgatagtggcatatgtgtAGCGGTTGCTTTTGAACGTTTGTTTGGAGtttcctagctagctagtttcaatttaaccttatttagctatgagctaacgttagctaggttgcAAGTTAGCTTGAGTTGGTGCAGTGTAGTTTGGGAAGGAAGAAGCAGATACGCGACAGTTTAAGGACAAATATAAGGCAAGTTTAGTGCATTTAGCGTTATTTCTCAGTAACTATCTTATCGGTGAGTTGTAATACTTTCTGGCTGTAGTTTAtttggctggctagctaactggctagctaacttTGTTTGAATAAAATTAGctactgtctgtctaaactagcCTGCTAACTTAGCCAGTCAGGAAAGTTGGATAGGTTAGAGATGCATTCAcgaaaaaatacatgtttatagTCACTGGTAGTCTGTAACACGATGTGTTTTCATTTTTTCCATTGATCTAGTTAACGTTACCTGTCTGACACTGACGTGTGATGGAGGCCCCACCAGTCTCAGTGCTGCCCATCACGGGGGGCACAATCAACATGATGGAGTACCTGCTGCAAGGTGAGTCTGCCTAGGTCGAAATTCTAGCGTCACCATTAGGGCAGGCATACCTATTTGGTATTCTGTATTTGGGTGTCTGAAGTGTAAATATTgcaatgaaacaggcagggagcaggtctcgaaccctcaaccttctaacccgaagtccagcgcgctatcgattgtgccccaaaagcatgctcatgcggcagagtcgatatccgcgcttataaacccagggtcgttacactactcCCTACTTTCAAAGAGCGCGTCCTCACGCTAGCTTGCGACTCTACGTCTTATAGGAACGCACTCACTggccaagcacacgcactgtcgtgCATGCAAGGTccgatcccacttctgacaccaatgtaatgacacagggagcaggtctcgaaccttCTAGTCCTAAGTCCAGCGAGCTATCGACTGTGTCGCAAAAGCATGCTTGAGTGGCAGAGTAgatatccgcgcttataaaccctcCTTTCAAAGAGTGCGTCCTCACGCTAGCTTGCGACTCTACGTCTTATAGGAACGCACTCACTggccaagcacacgcactgtcgtgCATGCAAGGTcagatcccacttctgacaccaatgtaatgacacaggcagcagggagcaggtctcgaaccttCTAGTCCGAAGTCCAGCGAGCTATCGACTGTGtcgcaaaagcatgctcgagtGGCAGAGTAGATATccacgcttataaacccagggtcgttacaatatgtTAAGGTGAAGACCCCATACCAGCTCCTGTGCTGTGGCTTGGTCAACTCGGGATCAGTTGCAATTCACTAATTGAAAAGTACAGTCTGTTTCCATTGAGGCCTTTTATGTTTTTGAATTGGCATTTCAATTCACTCTAAAAAGTCAAAATGACAACTTACCCTGCTTTCAAGTTACGCTTGTAAATGTAAACATTGCTGACACTGTTCTGTCATGTCACCACTCAAGGCAGCGTCTTGGACCAGGCCCTCGAAAGCCTATTGCACCGCCTCCGGGGCCTTTGTGACAACATGGAACCCGAGACATTCGCCGACCATGAGCTG contains:
- the LOC109910289 gene encoding cytochrome P450 4B1; the encoded protein is MELFETLKKVTLDSYRIHHLVAIFSLVYVILKISKLIVKRNEWIRALETFPGPPKHWLFGHVREFKEDGTDMYKVVKWGESYPLAFQMWFGPFVSFLNIHHPDYVKTILASTEPKDDLLYRFLIPWIGDGLLVSEGQKWFRHRRLLTPGFHYDVLKPYVKLMADSAKTMLDKWETHSKSDESFELFEHVSLMTLDSIMKCAFSSNTNCQTVQGGESGTNAYIKAVYELSDLVNVRFRIFPYHSEWIFQLSPHGYKYRKACNVAHSHTEEIIRKRKEALKDEKELGRIQAKRNLDFLDILLCARDEDQQGLSDEAIRAEVDTFMFEGHDTTASGISWTLYSLACNPEHQQICRDEVISALEGRDTMEWEDLSKIPYTTMCIKESLRLYPPVPGMSRKITKPITFFDGRTVPEGCLVGTSIFGIHRNATVWEDPNAFDPLRFLPENSAKRSPHAFVPFSAGPRNCIGQNFAMNEMKVVVAQTLKRYQLTEDPMKKPKMIPRLVLRSLNGIHLKIKPVNLEP